In a single window of the Veillonella sp. genome:
- a CDS encoding sodium:solute symporter → MDSLTIIWVIVCAYLLLNLLVGVYCHIRVKDSTDYLLAGRRIGVLMTAGTLAATEIGGGSTVGVAAKAYGSWGLSAGWYVVSAGIGVILVAFIAPLLRRAMATTVPEIIGRRFGGSSHLITSILSMLATITLAGVQITATATIISVLTGLSTELAILICGAVLVIYTMSGGMWSVTMTDVIHFFVLVGGFTLAVPFVLHNVGGWETVVSKLPSEQLGFTKVGWKTIIGLIIMYFMTFSTGQESVQRYFAAKDEKTAVLGSIICGIIMALFAFVPAVLGLVALAEFPNIEANNAVATVALNLMPPVMAGFVMAAVVSATLSSGAGDLLGAATVFTKDIVEHHFGKSLTDAQLTRYSRLCVLFLGIIAIVISLVSKAIIPMLVFAFTMRSAGPFAAFLLGLTWKNATAGAGIWSIVLGSIAGVYWEFVGNPYGIMSIIFGSIVSLIVFVAVVFIERAMGKPPAPPAIPDDLKE, encoded by the coding sequence ATGGACTCTTTAACTATTATATGGGTTATTGTTTGTGCCTATTTATTACTGAATTTATTGGTCGGCGTGTATTGTCATATTCGTGTAAAAGATAGTACTGACTATCTACTCGCAGGTCGTCGTATTGGGGTTCTTATGACGGCAGGCACGTTAGCAGCTACAGAGATCGGTGGCGGGAGTACCGTTGGTGTAGCCGCGAAAGCGTATGGTTCTTGGGGTTTATCTGCAGGTTGGTACGTAGTCTCTGCAGGGATTGGGGTTATTCTCGTTGCTTTTATCGCACCACTGTTACGACGTGCCATGGCAACGACCGTACCGGAGATCATCGGTCGTCGCTTTGGTGGCTCTAGCCATCTCATAACGTCGATTCTCTCTATGCTTGCAACAATTACCCTAGCAGGCGTACAGATTACTGCTACAGCAACCATTATTAGCGTTCTTACCGGGCTTTCAACAGAGCTAGCAATCCTCATCTGCGGCGCGGTACTCGTAATTTACACCATGTCCGGCGGTATGTGGAGCGTAACGATGACAGACGTTATCCACTTCTTCGTTCTCGTTGGGGGCTTTACCCTTGCTGTACCGTTCGTACTGCACAATGTGGGCGGCTGGGAAACAGTAGTGTCTAAATTACCATCTGAACAGCTAGGCTTCACAAAGGTTGGTTGGAAAACCATCATCGGCCTCATTATCATGTACTTCATGACCTTCTCCACCGGCCAAGAATCGGTTCAACGGTACTTTGCCGCGAAGGACGAAAAAACAGCCGTTCTCGGTTCTATCATTTGTGGTATTATCATGGCGTTATTCGCCTTCGTTCCTGCGGTTTTAGGCCTCGTAGCATTGGCCGAGTTCCCGAATATCGAAGCGAACAATGCGGTGGCAACGGTTGCCCTTAACCTCATGCCTCCAGTAATGGCGGGCTTTGTTATGGCCGCTGTCGTATCGGCCACGCTTTCATCAGGCGCAGGCGACCTATTAGGCGCCGCTACTGTATTTACCAAGGATATTGTAGAACATCATTTTGGTAAAAGCCTCACCGATGCTCAGCTCACGAGATATAGCCGTCTATGCGTGCTATTCCTCGGCATTATCGCCATCGTTATCTCCCTCGTAAGCAAAGCCATCATTCCGATGCTCGTATTTGCTTTCACCATGAGATCCGCTGGCCCATTCGCCGCATTCCTACTAGGCCTCACTTGGAAAAATGCAACAGCTGGCGCTGGTATTTGGTCCATCGTGCTCGGCTCCATCGCAGGCGTGTACTGGGAATTCGTGGGCAACCCATACGGCATTATGTCCATCATCTTTGGTTCCATCGTCAGCCTCATCGTCTTTGTAGCTGTGGTATTCATTGAAAGAGCCATGGGTAAACCACCGGCTCCACCGGCAATTCCTGACGACTTAAAAGAATGA